Proteins co-encoded in one Saprospira grandis genomic window:
- a CDS encoding GAF domain-containing sensor histidine kinase, with amino-acid sequence MMIAPKHEQEAARLAALDSYNVLDSLPEADYDNIVSLAATICDMPMALVTLVDDKRQWFKAKLGADVEETPIEVSFCAHAILQDDIFMVSDTSKDERFADNPLVTGPFQLGFYAGVPLVNEDGLPLGTVCVLDQKPREFSEEQQKALSILGQQAMRLLELRRKKRLVQEALEREQHRQAELERFSHIAIKELKSPMANIANVTRLLLADGKLGLPDSKRKMMEKVLQSSDRLKTMLDSLWRYNTIDEALKEEKQKIQIKSIQQHFQLSMGKKANIKWLGLEEIYYRPQLFKRMLHKLIDNSYRYASQEVPNIRINIKETGRDDKMYQITVSDDGPGVQAEKLQTLSELFFSCTPTDKYGKTCDGIGLAMLEKVLNKENGKLHISNILPTGLTVQFTLPKA; translated from the coding sequence ATGATGATTGCTCCTAAGCACGAGCAAGAAGCGGCTCGTTTAGCCGCTCTAGACAGCTATAATGTATTAGACTCTCTGCCCGAAGCAGACTATGACAACATCGTTTCTCTTGCCGCTACTATCTGTGACATGCCTATGGCTTTAGTGACATTAGTAGATGACAAACGCCAATGGTTTAAGGCCAAACTAGGCGCCGATGTAGAAGAAACCCCCATTGAGGTCTCTTTTTGTGCTCACGCCATTTTGCAAGATGATATCTTTATGGTGTCCGACACCTCTAAAGATGAGCGCTTTGCCGATAATCCGCTAGTAACGGGCCCCTTTCAACTCGGTTTTTATGCGGGGGTTCCCTTGGTCAATGAAGATGGCCTGCCCCTAGGTACGGTCTGCGTTTTGGACCAAAAACCCAGAGAGTTTTCTGAAGAACAACAAAAAGCGCTCTCTATCCTTGGCCAACAAGCTATGCGCCTGCTCGAATTGCGCAGAAAAAAACGCCTCGTTCAAGAAGCCCTAGAAAGAGAACAACACCGCCAAGCCGAACTCGAGCGCTTTAGCCATATTGCCATCAAAGAGCTCAAAAGCCCTATGGCCAATATTGCCAATGTGACCCGCCTCCTCCTCGCCGATGGCAAACTCGGCCTGCCCGATAGCAAACGGAAAATGATGGAAAAGGTCTTGCAGTCTTCTGACCGCCTCAAAACTATGCTCGATAGCCTCTGGCGCTACAATACAATTGATGAAGCCTTAAAAGAAGAAAAGCAAAAGATTCAAATTAAAAGCATCCAACAGCATTTTCAGTTGAGTATGGGCAAAAAAGCCAATATCAAATGGTTGGGCCTAGAAGAAATCTACTACCGCCCGCAACTCTTTAAAAGAATGCTTCATAAGTTGATCGATAATAGCTACCGCTACGCTAGTCAAGAGGTTCCTAATATCCGAATCAATATTAAGGAAACTGGCCGAGATGACAAAATGTACCAAATTACGGTCAGCGATGATGGCCCAGGCGTTCAAGCCGAAAAACTACAGACCCTAAGTGAACTATTCTTTAGCTGCACTCCCACGGATAAGTATGGCAAAACCTGCGATGGAATTGGCCTAGCTATGCTAGAAAAAGTCCTTAATAAAGAGAATGGAAAACTCCATATTAGCAATATTCTCCCCACTGGCTTAACGGTACAATTTACCCTCCCCAAAGCGTAA
- a CDS encoding tetratricopeptide repeat protein, with protein sequence MTFKRTVLLALSTCFGISLSAQEAALERAQALYNEEKVDSALFYYEQALSQTPTDKNLQLKMAELYLQTNRPKKAAQFYGGLVESPNAGVDLYFWYAYALQMDGRYQKAKEVHEKAKKHPDMAGNYAALPLLDAYVASCDFALANQGKRPVFDVRNEAAVNSSAADFNPVLAGDQIYFASKRIVANPMGMGGYSDANEDYLYQADRQNSRDLKNAKTVFPSGNMEFTNRYKLSPVSSVNGKTFVSVNNFSAAVRHPMSLGGGSSSFKMGYYNAPLASIPAEDPTEYPYYAEQSAFPALADGGNTLYFAAKGLPGSYGGFDLYVSYFKDGRWTTPQNLGPNVNSIKDEVSPFVDSKGILYFSSDGKPGFGGFDVYRAENLGGSWKNVRNMGPGLNSSQDELYFVFEAEKNMGYLASNRDGGQGDYDIYSAYMQGNVEGMPLISKQEEDYVVKNPDGQSGLTQEQEDQLNTLEEIADNVNGEEGNGSNMGQDKIDDYVLNPPREGGNQQGNNAGTNNSGSNNAGTNNNTAGNSGSNNGSSNNNNPYAGKQIPCADNSYIGVVTDAVSKRRLANVWVYVRHLKTGVEYKKQSSKYGEYALILEPQSQYEIRFSAAGYQNDIMEVFTGDGQKRTLLGSKAIQPSATNGLALLNNDGQYMGREGTQEEALPNQFRRANEMPQSLMPDKGYLVQVGVFKSLDKELQKELGQYANILTAPYKNGEAKIYRLGVFADKAHAEEVLAKVKDIKGLDKSFLRSEALSNRTAAERMTNNMQVVFPMKKEVAEAENKPVVEERPLENGNAELLPPIVEDARNSYADNKLPEGTTARGAGLLPAERPLEFKVQLGAYKDASAANYPDLSQIGRIERQLNPQNGLTYFYLGGYSSIDDARKADTEVKQKGLKSFIVAFKDGNKIPVSQAVKLAN encoded by the coding sequence ATGACATTTAAGCGAACCGTATTGTTGGCACTGTCTACTTGCTTTGGCATTTCTCTATCGGCCCAAGAGGCGGCCTTGGAGCGTGCGCAGGCCCTCTATAATGAGGAGAAAGTAGACTCGGCCCTATTCTATTATGAGCAGGCCCTTAGCCAGACCCCCACAGACAAGAATTTACAATTGAAAATGGCAGAGTTGTATCTGCAGACGAATCGTCCGAAAAAGGCTGCTCAGTTTTATGGGGGCTTGGTAGAATCGCCGAATGCGGGGGTTGACCTCTATTTTTGGTATGCCTATGCATTGCAGATGGATGGTCGTTATCAGAAGGCCAAGGAGGTGCATGAGAAGGCCAAAAAGCATCCTGATATGGCGGGGAACTATGCGGCCTTACCTTTATTGGATGCCTATGTAGCCTCTTGTGATTTTGCATTGGCGAATCAGGGCAAGCGTCCGGTATTTGATGTGCGCAATGAGGCTGCGGTAAACTCTTCGGCGGCGGATTTTAATCCGGTATTGGCTGGGGATCAGATTTATTTTGCCTCTAAGCGGATTGTTGCTAACCCGATGGGAATGGGCGGCTATTCGGATGCGAATGAGGACTATTTGTATCAGGCGGATCGTCAGAACAGCCGAGACTTAAAGAATGCGAAGACGGTTTTTCCCTCTGGCAACATGGAGTTTACTAATCGTTATAAGCTGTCTCCTGTGAGTAGTGTTAATGGGAAGACCTTTGTGAGTGTAAATAATTTTTCTGCGGCTGTTCGTCACCCGATGAGTTTGGGAGGGGGGAGTAGTAGTTTTAAGATGGGCTATTATAATGCGCCCTTGGCGAGCATTCCGGCAGAGGATCCTACAGAGTACCCCTATTATGCGGAGCAGTCGGCTTTTCCGGCTTTAGCGGATGGGGGGAATACCTTATACTTTGCGGCTAAAGGCTTGCCGGGCAGTTATGGCGGCTTTGACCTTTACGTGAGTTATTTTAAGGATGGGCGTTGGACCACTCCTCAGAACTTGGGGCCCAATGTCAATAGTATAAAAGATGAAGTTTCCCCTTTTGTAGACAGCAAAGGCATTTTGTACTTTTCTTCTGATGGGAAGCCTGGATTTGGTGGTTTTGATGTTTATCGGGCCGAGAACTTGGGGGGGAGTTGGAAAAATGTGCGGAATATGGGACCTGGGCTCAATTCTAGTCAGGATGAGCTTTACTTTGTCTTTGAGGCAGAGAAAAACATGGGCTATTTGGCTTCTAACCGAGATGGTGGTCAGGGTGATTACGACATTTATTCGGCTTATATGCAGGGGAATGTAGAGGGTATGCCCTTAATTTCTAAGCAAGAAGAAGACTATGTGGTGAAAAACCCCGATGGGCAGTCGGGCCTTACGCAAGAGCAGGAGGACCAACTCAACACCCTAGAAGAAATTGCCGATAATGTGAATGGAGAAGAAGGGAATGGCAGTAATATGGGGCAAGACAAGATTGATGACTATGTCTTGAATCCGCCCAGAGAGGGGGGCAATCAGCAGGGGAACAATGCTGGCACAAACAATAGTGGGAGTAATAATGCTGGTACAAACAACAATACTGCAGGCAACAGCGGCAGTAATAATGGATCGAGCAACAACAACAACCCCTATGCGGGTAAGCAAATCCCTTGTGCAGACAACTCCTATATTGGTGTAGTGACCGATGCGGTGAGCAAAAGACGTTTGGCCAATGTGTGGGTTTATGTTCGTCATTTGAAAACGGGCGTAGAGTATAAAAAGCAGAGCTCTAAATACGGGGAGTATGCCTTGATTCTGGAGCCACAGTCTCAATACGAAATTCGTTTTTCTGCGGCGGGTTATCAGAATGACATCATGGAAGTATTTACTGGAGATGGCCAAAAGCGGACGTTATTGGGCAGCAAGGCGATTCAGCCTTCGGCCACCAATGGATTGGCCCTTTTGAACAATGATGGTCAGTATATGGGGCGTGAAGGAACGCAAGAAGAGGCCTTGCCCAATCAGTTTCGCCGAGCCAATGAAATGCCTCAGTCCTTGATGCCCGACAAAGGCTATTTGGTTCAGGTGGGTGTATTTAAGTCTTTGGACAAAGAGCTACAAAAGGAATTGGGCCAATATGCCAACATTCTTACGGCACCTTATAAAAATGGAGAAGCTAAAATCTATCGTCTAGGTGTTTTTGCCGATAAGGCCCATGCCGAAGAGGTTTTGGCCAAGGTCAAAGACATCAAAGGCTTGGATAAGTCATTTTTGAGAAGCGAAGCATTGAGTAATCGCACAGCAGCCGAGCGCATGACCAACAACATGCAAGTCGTCTTTCCGATGAAGAAAGAAGTAGCTGAGGCCGAGAATAAGCCTGTGGTAGAAGAGCGTCCTTTAGAGAATGGCAATGCTGAGCTTTTGCCTCCTATTGTAGAGGATGCCAGAAACAGCTATGCCGATAATAAGTTGCCTGAGGGGACTACTGCTCGTGGGGCTGGGCTATTGCCTGCCGAGCGTCCCTTAGAATTCAAAGTACAGCTAGGTGCCTATAAAGATGCTTCTGCGGCCAACTATCCCGATTTGAGTCAGATTGGGCGGATTGAGCGTCAGCTCAACCCTCAGAATGGATTGACTTATTTTTATTTGGGGGGCTATAGCAGCATTGATGATGCCCGTAAAGCCGATACAGAGGTAAAACAAAAAGGCTTGAAGTCTTTTATTGTAGCCTTTAAAGATGGAAATAAAATTCCGGTTAGTCAGGCCGTAAAATTGGCCAACTAG
- a CDS encoding CaiB/BaiF CoA transferase family protein — protein sequence MISLENIKVLDLSSVLAGPSVGMFFAELGADVLKIETPKGDVTRSWKLEQEDPQSLRSAYFASVNWGKEILPLDLKDEDERQVVYHLVEEADIVITNFKAGDAEKLGVDYNILSQINPMLIYGAINGFGENAKRPAFDLVLQAETGFMYMNGQADGPATKMPVALIDVLAAHQLKEGILLALWRREREHKGAYVSVSLFDAAIAALANQASNYLMLGHLPQRMGSLHPNIAPYGEQFKTADEQLVVTAIGSNRQFLALCQLIGEEQLAKDKRFLENQDRLQNRSALAQLLAEAIGKWESQELLDEAVKTNVPLGLVRNMAQVFEQEAAQALILEEEPDGQSTKAVRTAVFKIKD from the coding sequence ATGATTAGTTTAGAAAATATAAAAGTTTTAGACCTCTCTTCTGTCCTCGCCGGCCCCTCTGTCGGTATGTTCTTCGCCGAACTCGGCGCAGATGTCCTCAAAATAGAAACCCCTAAAGGCGATGTGACCAGAAGCTGGAAACTAGAACAAGAAGATCCACAAAGTCTCCGTTCTGCCTATTTCGCTTCGGTCAATTGGGGCAAGGAAATTCTCCCCCTAGACCTTAAGGATGAAGATGAACGACAGGTGGTCTACCACCTCGTCGAAGAAGCCGATATCGTGATTACTAACTTTAAAGCAGGAGATGCCGAAAAGTTAGGGGTCGACTATAATATTCTTTCCCAAATTAACCCTATGCTGATCTATGGGGCCATCAATGGATTTGGCGAAAACGCCAAACGCCCCGCCTTCGATCTGGTCCTTCAAGCAGAAACGGGCTTTATGTATATGAATGGCCAAGCCGATGGCCCAGCTACAAAAATGCCCGTGGCCCTAATCGATGTTCTGGCCGCCCACCAACTCAAAGAAGGAATTTTATTGGCCCTCTGGCGCCGAGAAAGAGAACATAAGGGCGCCTATGTTAGTGTCTCGCTCTTCGATGCCGCTATTGCCGCCCTAGCCAATCAAGCAAGCAATTATCTGATGCTGGGCCACCTGCCCCAACGCATGGGCTCACTCCACCCCAATATTGCCCCCTATGGCGAGCAGTTCAAAACTGCCGATGAGCAATTGGTCGTGACCGCCATTGGCAGCAACCGACAGTTTTTGGCCCTCTGCCAACTTATCGGAGAAGAACAATTGGCCAAGGATAAACGCTTTCTCGAAAATCAAGACCGCCTGCAAAACCGTAGCGCCCTAGCCCAACTCCTAGCCGAAGCTATTGGCAAATGGGAAAGCCAAGAGCTACTAGATGAGGCCGTCAAGACAAATGTCCCCCTCGGCCTTGTCCGAAATATGGCCCAAGTATTTGAACAAGAAGCCGCCCAAGCCCTTATCCTAGAAGAAGAACCCGACGGCCAAAGCACCAAAGCAGTGCGCACGGCTGTCTTTAAGATTAAAGATTGA
- a CDS encoding tetratricopeptide repeat protein: protein MFKKFWSKKKKSPETTAPKTPPPEEVAPTPIEEEILSPPNPQAFEEDCQRLISRYLGFPAQGLELHWQGEKGLPQSFAQAYPAAFKDWLAVDAPWDKRTVVYALLDRLLGAQLAPWQKLHRLIDDRLAQTALKEQNENPSANFLAQQARLYFVLDQNEKALQLLEQALKQEPLLKAAQLQQAEIWLWQGQAQKAQPIYQRFLQELAQGQKQLPFEQLFSLAQGGLQAPVYAISFLQKSKDLKHWEQYAEEFYWSPHYRMQHALQLIQAEQFAYGLSKLLALTKEMPWFKQAVLAAHQFIMQTKGYEVFADDMSRLSKLMLDNNWSY from the coding sequence ATGTTTAAGAAGTTTTGGTCCAAAAAAAAGAAGTCCCCAGAAACCACAGCCCCCAAAACTCCTCCCCCAGAGGAAGTTGCTCCAACACCAATAGAAGAGGAAATCCTTAGCCCCCCCAATCCCCAAGCCTTTGAGGAGGATTGCCAGCGACTGATTTCTCGCTACCTGGGCTTTCCAGCCCAAGGCCTAGAGCTTCACTGGCAAGGCGAAAAGGGCCTGCCCCAATCCTTCGCCCAAGCTTATCCCGCCGCCTTTAAAGATTGGCTGGCCGTAGATGCGCCCTGGGATAAACGCACGGTGGTTTATGCCCTCTTAGACCGTTTGCTGGGCGCCCAACTCGCCCCCTGGCAAAAGCTGCACCGCCTTATTGATGACCGCCTGGCCCAAACGGCCCTGAAGGAGCAAAATGAAAACCCCTCGGCCAACTTTTTGGCCCAGCAAGCTCGACTCTATTTTGTGCTGGACCAAAATGAAAAAGCGCTCCAACTACTCGAACAAGCCCTAAAACAAGAACCTCTGCTCAAGGCCGCCCAGCTCCAACAAGCCGAAATATGGCTCTGGCAAGGCCAAGCCCAAAAGGCCCAGCCCATTTATCAACGCTTTTTGCAAGAGCTGGCCCAAGGCCAAAAACAACTCCCCTTTGAGCAGCTGTTTTCTTTGGCCCAAGGCGGACTGCAAGCTCCCGTTTATGCCATCTCCTTTTTGCAAAAAAGTAAGGACCTAAAACATTGGGAACAATATGCCGAGGAGTTTTATTGGAGCCCCCACTACAGAATGCAACATGCCCTCCAACTCATCCAAGCCGAACAGTTTGCCTATGGCCTCAGTAAGTTATTGGCCCTAACCAAAGAAATGCCCTGGTTTAAACAGGCCGTACTTGCCGCCCACCAATTTATTATGCAAACCAAAGGCTATGAGGTCTTTGCCGATGATATGAGCCGCCTCTCTAAACTTATGCTGGATAATAATTGGTCCTACTAA
- a CDS encoding TMEM43 family protein, which produces MSYREVTHKSWFSRIINSFLGVLFGFLFFLGSFFLLFWNEGRVNLAKVAKTAQEITAGGSAEQGQLIALSGKMTASASLGDSYLKAGNYLYLNRTVEMYAWKEDKDSKTKKNIGGSETTTTDYSYRKVWTSSPENSSNFKVDGYHNPNMSISGEELRAKEIEMEGFRLEQPEDLSLTSEELSLSQSMLKGQSGVVWASDRYLFSGRGSLEAPKVGDLRISYEALPSPSPQLTLFAAYASSASLAPFSNNEVNGFYRALKGDKEQAVDYLQTEHNTIRWILRGLGFFLMWMGLAMISGPVSVFLDLVPIAGRISRSLVGIASFLISAVLSTVTIIVSLIIHNWIALIITILLLAGGIVYYLKSKKKAA; this is translated from the coding sequence ATGTCTTACCGAGAAGTAACACACAAAAGCTGGTTTAGCCGCATCATCAACTCCTTTTTGGGAGTCTTATTTGGCTTCTTATTTTTCCTGGGCTCCTTTTTCCTATTATTTTGGAATGAGGGGCGGGTCAATTTGGCCAAAGTGGCCAAAACTGCTCAGGAAATAACGGCTGGCGGCAGTGCTGAGCAGGGCCAATTGATTGCCCTTAGCGGAAAAATGACAGCTTCGGCTAGTTTGGGCGATAGCTATTTAAAGGCAGGCAACTACCTCTACCTCAACAGAACAGTAGAAATGTATGCTTGGAAGGAAGATAAGGATAGCAAGACCAAGAAAAATATTGGGGGTTCAGAAACCACCACTACCGATTATAGTTACCGCAAGGTCTGGACAAGTTCTCCCGAAAATTCCTCTAACTTTAAGGTAGATGGTTATCATAACCCCAACATGAGCATTAGTGGAGAGGAGCTAAGGGCCAAAGAGATAGAAATGGAGGGCTTTCGGCTAGAGCAGCCGGAGGACTTGAGTCTAACTTCAGAGGAGTTAAGTTTAAGCCAGAGCATGCTAAAGGGCCAAAGCGGAGTTGTTTGGGCCAGTGATCGCTATTTGTTTTCGGGCCGAGGGAGTTTAGAAGCGCCTAAGGTGGGCGACCTCCGCATTAGTTATGAGGCTTTGCCCAGCCCCAGTCCTCAGCTCACGCTTTTTGCGGCCTATGCAAGCAGCGCTAGCTTGGCTCCTTTCAGCAACAATGAGGTCAATGGGTTTTATCGGGCCTTAAAAGGGGATAAGGAGCAGGCGGTAGACTACCTACAAACGGAGCACAACACCATTCGCTGGATCCTTCGGGGCTTAGGTTTCTTCTTAATGTGGATGGGCTTGGCCATGATTTCGGGCCCCGTTTCGGTCTTCCTCGATTTGGTCCCTATTGCGGGTCGCATCAGCCGTTCTTTGGTGGGCATCGCCTCCTTCCTCATTTCGGCGGTTTTGAGCACGGTCACCATCATTGTCTCGCTCATCATCCACAATTGGATCGCCCTAATTATTACCATTTTATTATTGGCTGGGGGCATTGTTTACTACCTCAAATCCAAGAAAAAAGCGGCCTAA
- a CDS encoding T9SS type A sorting domain-containing protein — MILAHGGGFVNIFFMGGTALVGTKDNEDVQALADTLAHWGFVAASIQYRTGFDPANGSSVKRAVWRGSQDISAGIRFFRKNAQWFGIDPQKVFVGGSSAGAFACLHAAFVEEDERIAESYEQNLFTADLGSLHSRPVVELTGFNPFMGSNVAAQDVDSIPQAIAAYWGAIADLDMLSGNNQAPVIFFHGDQDAIVDVDCGRPFSSILLTAPVVCGSRSMDSVLTALNVPHQTQIEAGEGHEYWGVNNGNWGSNGPNSFWSPMIEQTAAFFYEQMRPAPPQIQGPVAAAPQQSVTYSVAQPQAGYHYCWSVQNGQIISQNANGSQVEIEFDAGPISAQISLTAEDEAQLISLPRQKGINLQMGLANRAEEPLQYQLYPQPARQYLQIEAPNQEEQQLELYDALGRLLRQAQFVGQTQYFVGDLPAGQYYLRLKGAKTEAHFPIQLMD, encoded by the coding sequence GTGATTTTGGCCCATGGTGGTGGCTTTGTCAATATCTTTTTTATGGGCGGCACGGCCTTGGTGGGCACCAAAGACAATGAAGATGTACAAGCCCTGGCCGATACCCTGGCCCATTGGGGTTTTGTGGCGGCTAGCATTCAGTACCGAACGGGCTTCGATCCCGCCAATGGCAGTAGCGTCAAGCGAGCAGTTTGGCGAGGTAGCCAAGATATTAGTGCGGGCATCCGCTTCTTTAGAAAGAATGCCCAGTGGTTTGGCATTGATCCCCAGAAAGTTTTTGTTGGGGGCAGTAGTGCGGGGGCTTTTGCCTGCTTGCATGCGGCCTTTGTAGAAGAAGATGAGCGGATTGCAGAGAGCTATGAGCAAAACCTATTTACAGCCGATTTGGGCTCCTTGCACAGTCGGCCCGTTGTTGAATTGACTGGATTTAATCCCTTTATGGGGAGCAATGTAGCCGCGCAGGATGTTGATTCTATTCCCCAGGCCATTGCGGCTTATTGGGGCGCCATTGCTGATCTAGATATGTTGAGTGGCAACAACCAGGCGCCAGTTATTTTCTTTCATGGAGACCAAGATGCGATTGTAGATGTCGATTGCGGTCGACCATTTTCGTCTATTTTGCTTACGGCTCCTGTGGTTTGCGGGAGTCGGTCCATGGATTCGGTTCTCACGGCCCTAAATGTCCCTCATCAAACGCAGATTGAGGCGGGCGAAGGGCATGAATACTGGGGCGTAAACAATGGAAACTGGGGCAGCAATGGCCCCAACAGCTTTTGGTCCCCAATGATTGAGCAAACGGCTGCCTTTTTCTATGAGCAGATGCGTCCAGCGCCCCCACAAATTCAGGGGCCAGTGGCGGCGGCTCCGCAGCAGTCCGTAACTTATTCGGTGGCGCAACCTCAGGCGGGCTACCACTACTGCTGGTCGGTCCAAAATGGGCAGATCATTAGCCAAAATGCCAATGGAAGCCAAGTAGAAATTGAGTTTGATGCGGGTCCTATTTCGGCCCAAATCTCTCTAACTGCCGAGGATGAGGCCCAGCTCATCAGTCTGCCTCGTCAGAAGGGCATCAACTTGCAGATGGGCTTGGCTAATCGGGCAGAGGAGCCTTTACAATACCAGCTCTATCCTCAGCCCGCCCGCCAGTACCTGCAGATAGAAGCGCCCAATCAGGAGGAGCAGCAGCTCGAGCTCTACGATGCTTTGGGCCGTTTGTTGCGCCAAGCGCAGTTTGTGGGGCAAACGCAATATTTTGTTGGAGATTTGCCTGCGGGACAATACTACCTTCGACTCAAGGGAGCCAAAACAGAGGCCCATTTTCCCATTCAGTTAATGGATTAG
- a CDS encoding DUF6268 family outer membrane beta-barrel protein, whose product MSKLALYILGLGLCCSWSSLGAQSFILQRFFQPSLQLNADYQLPSSGQLAEPHIARFSAQLVVPIKSKLGLGVRWNKIWQVRKWQDLIKVGKVNAYQIFWTFKPQFTQLYPQAGLADSLRFMQSNGQQALGLQTGITGIHLIPKWRLLFYSINVGMQQDISQLDRSRPYLQGAIGVVNFKRIFYYWYYGLAVSASADQAFPVLALPFIGTDLRLGKKTWWNITLPLQTRFQYKFSPQTKLDLLASLGSTGMGYPHPRNEQRIYFQQLHLRTGLAFHLKSSNGWKLYLEGGYMPYRQLDILGEDNLVLPKLGPSPYFACSLYYGLRQKSLLGDKLQGLLNF is encoded by the coding sequence ATGTCAAAACTAGCCTTATACATTTTGGGCCTAGGGCTCTGTTGTTCTTGGAGTTCTTTGGGGGCGCAGTCCTTTATTCTGCAGCGGTTTTTTCAGCCTAGTTTACAGCTCAATGCCGACTATCAGCTGCCTTCGTCGGGGCAGTTGGCCGAGCCACATATTGCTCGTTTTTCGGCCCAATTGGTGGTCCCTATTAAGAGTAAATTGGGTTTGGGGGTTCGTTGGAATAAAATCTGGCAGGTTCGGAAGTGGCAAGACCTCATCAAGGTGGGAAAAGTCAATGCCTACCAGATATTCTGGACCTTCAAGCCGCAGTTTACGCAACTCTACCCTCAGGCGGGCTTGGCCGACAGTCTGCGCTTTATGCAGTCCAATGGGCAGCAAGCCTTGGGGCTACAAACAGGGATTACGGGCATTCATTTGATTCCCAAATGGCGGCTACTCTTCTACTCGATTAATGTTGGGATGCAGCAAGACATCAGTCAATTGGACCGCAGTCGGCCTTATCTTCAGGGCGCTATTGGGGTGGTCAATTTTAAGCGTATATTTTACTATTGGTACTATGGCTTGGCGGTATCGGCTAGTGCGGACCAGGCTTTTCCAGTTTTGGCCCTCCCCTTTATTGGGACCGATTTGCGTTTGGGCAAAAAGACTTGGTGGAATATCACCTTGCCCTTGCAGACGAGATTTCAGTATAAATTTAGTCCGCAGACTAAGCTAGACCTCTTGGCGAGTTTGGGCAGTACGGGCATGGGGTATCCACATCCTAGGAATGAGCAGCGCATCTATTTTCAGCAATTGCATTTGCGGACGGGCTTGGCCTTTCATCTAAAAAGTAGCAATGGCTGGAAGCTCTACTTAGAGGGGGGCTATATGCCTTATCGGCAGTTAGATATATTGGGAGAAGACAATTTGGTTTTGCCCAAACTGGGGCCATCGCCTTATTTTGCTTGCTCCTTATATTATGGTTTGCGCCAGAAGAGTTTGTTAGGAGATAAATTGCAAGGCCTATTGAACTTTTAA
- a CDS encoding NifU family protein encodes MSNKKELLARVDEALNSIRPHLKADGGDIEVVDLTEDMCLKVKWLGNCQSCSMSGMTMKAGIESTVKSVIPEILTVEAINGQ; translated from the coding sequence ATGAGTAATAAGAAAGAACTATTGGCCCGAGTAGATGAGGCCTTGAACAGTATTCGTCCGCATCTCAAGGCGGATGGAGGAGATATTGAGGTAGTTGACTTAACCGAAGACATGTGCCTAAAAGTCAAATGGTTGGGCAACTGTCAGTCTTGTTCTATGAGTGGCATGACCATGAAAGCGGGGATTGAATCGACGGTAAAATCGGTTATTCCTGAGATATTGACAGTAGAAGCGATTAACGGACAATAA